In one window of Hyla sarda isolate aHylSar1 chromosome 1, aHylSar1.hap1, whole genome shotgun sequence DNA:
- the RASL10A gene encoding ras-like protein family member 10A — translation MCPMTMVQTVQVAVLGAPGVGKTSIIRQFVAQEFREEYTPTESRQLYRASAVLSERMYELLILDLPNLPRYPGSAGQEWLDPRFRGLRNSRVFILVFDICSPESFHHVKQLRQQILDSTSKPPLMVVVGNKRDQQKHRFVPRHVLSILVKKSWKCGYLECSARNNWHILLLFKELLISTTTRSRSHTPSICLQGALHRERCSVM, via the exons ATGTGCCCTATGACCATGGTGCAGACTGTGCAAGTGGCAGTACTGGGGGCACCTGGAGTGGGGAAGACCTCCATTATCCGGCAGTTTGTAGCCCAGGAGTTTCGGGAGGAATACACTCCAACAGAGAGCAGGCAATTGTATCGAGCCTCTGCTGTTCTAAGTGAGAGGATGTATGAGCTCCTAATCCTGGATTTACCTAACCTGCCAAGATACCCAGGCTCTGCCGGACAG GAGTGGTTGGATCCGCGATTTCGGGGTCTCCGGAACAGCAGAGTCTTCATTCTGGTTTTTGATATCTGCAGCCCTGAGAGTTTCCACCATGTAAAACAGTTAAGGCAGCAAATCCTAGACAG CACAAGCAAACCCCCTCTTATGGTGGTGGTAGGAAACAAGAGAGACCAGCAGAAGCATCGCTTTGTACCACGTCATGTTCTGTCTATTCTGGTAAAGAAGAGCTGGAAATGTGGCTACCTGGAGTGTTCAGCCCGAAACAACTGGCACATCCTCTTACTTTTCAAGGAACTTCTCATCAGCACCACAACAAGAAGCAGGAGCCACACACCCAGCATCTGCCTACAGGGGGCACTTCACAGAGAGCGATGCAGTGTAATGTGA